CCACCACATCCGCCCGCCCGAGGCGGTGACGGAGCACGCGCCGGTGGCGTAGAGCCGGGCTCTTTGGAAGCCAGCCTTCGAAGAATGGGTGAGAGTCCTTACCCAAAGGCATCCGTCATGCTGAGCTTGTCGAAGCATCTCTACCGAACGACACATGAACGACGCGGTAGAGATGCTTCGACAGGCTCAGCATGACGGATTAGTTGATTTATTGAAATTCAAAAACAAGGCTGAGGACTAGCTTATATAGCCTCCTCTACTTCCTCGCGCACCGTGTGCCCTAGCTGGCGCAGCTCGTTGAAATAGCGCAGGAGTACCATATCCAGGGTCCAGACCCAGCCAATGGTGGCTAGCCAGCCGGCCAGCACGTCGGAGGGGTAGTGGGCTGCCAGGTAGAGGCGCGACCAGGCCACGCCCAGCGCAAAAAGTAGCCCTAGCCCCCACACCAGCCAGCGCCCACGCGTGGGCCAAAATAAAATACCCAGCGCGAGGGCCAGCGCCAGCGAGGCCATCGTGTGCCCGCTTGGAAAGCTGGGGTCGGTGAGCAGCGTGGGCGTTTCGAAGCATATCTGGTGGTAAAAATTGGGCCGCAGACGCTCGAAGCGGTACTTGGCCAGCAGGTTGATGGCCATTGTGCCGCCTTCGGCACCCACCACGAAAGCCAGGGCCCGGTAGCGCCGCCGGTAGGCTAGCCAGCCCAGCACCAGCACCAGCAGCACGTAGCCGCCCAGCCACACCGGGCCGCCTAGCGCGCTCAGGTTGTCGGCCAGCGCACAAAGCTTGGGCGTGGGGTGCTGGTGCAGGTAGTCGAGAATGGGCCTATCGAAGGGAAAGCCGTGGTCGGGCTTGCGCTGGTCTTCGCGCAGCTCGTGGGCTACTTCGCCAAACAGCCCCCAAGCCCCTCCCACCACTACCAGCAGGAGCAGCAATAAGCGGTGGCGGCGAACCTGCTGGAAGACGCTAATAGCCTGGTTAGCAATACTCATTGAAAGAAATTAATTGGTAGCACACCAGTTGTGGCCCTACGCAAACTCGACCCGCAGCGTGTGGCG
The genomic region above belongs to Hymenobacter sp. BRD128 and contains:
- a CDS encoding phosphatase PAP2 family protein, whose protein sequence is MSIANQAISVFQQVRRHRLLLLLLVVVGGAWGLFGEVAHELREDQRKPDHGFPFDRPILDYLHQHPTPKLCALADNLSALGGPVWLGGYVLLVLVLGWLAYRRRYRALAFVVGAEGGTMAINLLAKYRFERLRPNFYHQICFETPTLLTDPSFPSGHTMASLALALALGILFWPTRGRWLVWGLGLLFALGVAWSRLYLAAHYPSDVLAGWLATIGWVWTLDMVLLRYFNELRQLGHTVREEVEEAI